The following coding sequences lie in one Osmerus mordax isolate fOsmMor3 chromosome 13, fOsmMor3.pri, whole genome shotgun sequence genomic window:
- the cart3 gene encoding cocaine- and amphetamine-regulated transcript protein-like: protein MESSRLWTRVLVCAALLSIVLGAEIDDSDSEINLDTRALRDFYPKDPNLTNEKQLLGALQDVLEKLQTKRLSMWEKKFGQVPTCDVGEQCAVRKGARIGKMCDCPRGAFCNFFLLKCL from the exons ATGGAGAGCTCTAGACTATGGACAAGAGTGTTAGTTTGTGCTGCGCTGCTGTCCATCGTTCTCGGTGCTGAAATTGACGACTCGGATTCGGAAATAAACCTTGACACAAGAGCCTTGCGGGATTTCTACCCCAAAGATCCCAACTTGACCAATGAAAAACAGCTT CTTGGTGCACTACAAGACGTTCTTGAAAAGCTGCAGACCAAACGACTTTCAATGTGGGAAAAGAAATTTGGTCAAGTTCCAACG TGCGACGTTGGAGAGCAATGTGCGGTGAGAAAAGGAGCGCGAATTGGGAAAATGTGTGACTGTCCTCGTGGAGCATTCTGTAACTTTTTCCTGCTCAAGTGCTTGTGA